Within Bacteroidota bacterium, the genomic segment GTGTTATCATTATACTTTGTGGTTTTAAGGTTTTCGGCCATCCAAACTTGTGTACCTATTGTAACTATACCATAATTATTACCGTCACTGTCGGTTAACGTATCACCTGATGTTTTTTCATCACTACCCTTTTTACAACTAATAGAAAGCATTATAATAAACAATATCAGTACTATGGAATTAATCCAGACTCTGTTGTTTTTTTTCATGTCAATTTATTTTTAAAGGTTAATAATATAACCATTTAAGGTTTCTTGCCATTTTTAAGCTTGCATTCAAGCTTATCGCTAACTTGTGTATGCGTCCAATGTTTCCATGATTAGCTTGGAATATCTTTCAAATAACATAGTAGTTGCCAATACCATAGGTTACTTTTTTCGAGAGAAAATCAAATATATAAAATTTTTAAGAATTTTCATCCTACATTTCGGAGAATATTACTTTGTGACTTTTTAAATTTATTGATATTTAATTCCGCTTATCCGAATCAATAAGTAAGGCGGGATATGCTGAACAAAAAAAGGAAAGCACTTGCCTTCCTTTTTCATTTAATACCTGAATGAAATGTTCAAAGTTATCCTTCTACAAAATTGCTTTTAACGAAAGAATAAAGTTTCTGCCCGGAGCAACTATCCCCGAACTGTAAGGCCTGTAACGCTGATCGGTTAGATTTTCCAATCCGGCACTCACCGTCAATTTTTCGGTAAGCTGGTACATGGCTTTAAAGTTCAACGTGTACCATCCCGGAGAATAAGGATTGCCATTTGCATCAATTGCATATATTTCCGGTTTGCCTTTTTCTTCTTCTGCTAAATCTTCATATTTACGATCTCCGCTATAAATTGCATATAATTGCATATTCAGCTTGTTTTTATTATAAATCAACCGCGAAATACCGAACCATGGAGGTGCATGACGAGAAGGACTCGTTGTTCCATCATCCAGTTCTTCTTCACCCACCTGATAATTGAAATCTGATAAAATACCAAATCCGGATGGTAATTTAATTTCAATTCCGGCCTGAATACCGTATACATTTGCAACAGCTGCATTTTGTATTGCCTGAACCTGACTAAGTTCTCCGGCATACACGATACTATCAAGTCCATTCAACATAAAATCACGCCTTACCATTGCATTTTTAAGTTTGGTATAATAACCGGTCAGGTCTATTTTCACAACATCATTAAAAACCCTGGCAACTCCTAAATCCAAATTATAAGCATATTCTGCCTTGAGATTTGGGTTAGGAACAGTAACTGCACCCGGCTCCGAATCGAATACCTTTCCCACATCATCAACATTGGGCGATCTAAAACCGGTTGCAGCATTTGCATTAATAACCCACTCTTCCGTTGGACGATAAACAACACCAAAACTGCCGGTCAACGAACCATTATCAATTTTTGCTGTAGTAAAAGGAAAAGGATAAAAACGGGTATCAAAATCTGCATCAAGTTTAAAATAATTATATCTCAACCCTGTTTGTAATAAAACCTTTTCTGAAACCTTAAACTGATCAGAAATATAGGCACCATATGAGGCCCATGTTGATAGCGGGTAACGACTTGCCCCGTCCTGACTTATTCCGGTGATAATATTTTTGTCTATTCCTGTAGAGGTAACATCGTTCCAAACAATCTCCAAACCATAGAAAAGTTCATTTTTCGAATTCAGCGCTTTTACAAAGTCAAGATTAAAGGAAGTTGCATCCACCTTTTCAATTCGGGTTTCCCTTCCTGTTTTATTAATATCCCTGCTTATTCGGCTTTCTTCAAAGTACTGTTGCGCCAGATTAATTGTCATTTGATCATAAACAGAATTATTTGCTGTATGCGTAATTTTAAGATTATTCATCATCCATATTTGCGGACCATAATTCCATTCACCATAGCGAGGTAATCCGTTTTTATATCTGATATGCCTGTCGTATCGCGAATATTCTGAAGTTTCTGAATAATGGAAACCATATTGAAAATCCCATTTGTTATTTAATTTAAAACGGATTTTCTGCATCATGTTAATTTGTGAATAACCTGAAGGACGCTGAATGAGCGGATTATCATTAGTAATTACCACATCTACTCCATTCTGCCTTTGTACATAAAAAGGACGGAGATATTCATCCGGACCATGCGTTCCCATTCGTAAATCGCCATAATCATTTGAACTGATACTGCTAATTAAGGCCCATTTTTTCCAACCAATATTTACATCGAAATGTTCCGTTTTTTCATTGTTAGCTGAAGAATAACGTGCAATGGCTTTACCGGTAATTAATGGATGATCGGCGAGTGATAGTTGAGGTGTAAGCGTTTGAAAATTCATCACCCCTCCAATGGCATCACTGCCATAAATAACAGATCCGGGACCAAAAAATACTTCCGAACGCTCGATGGCCATCGGGTCAAGAGAAATTACATTTTGCAGGTTTCCACTCCTGAAAATGGCTGTATTCATTCGAACCCCATCAACTGTGTACAAAAGCCTGTTGGTGGCAAATCCGCGAATCATAGGACTTCCACCTCCTTGCTGGCTTTTTTGGATAAATACTTTACCTGTGATACTTAAAAGATCTGCAGCAGTTTGAGGATTTTGTAGCGCAACTTCCTTCACATTAAGGGTCATTATTTTTGAAGGAGTTGTGCTTGATGATTGATTCCATCTTGTTGCGGAAACAACAAACTCGTCGATGTTTATTAAAAGTGGTTTAAGTTGTATTTCGAAGGATTCTGTTTCAAGTTCTGCGTAACTTTTAGTGATCGTTTTGTAACCCAATATGCGGATTTCTATTCTTTTAGATCCTTTAAAAGCGGAGATATCAGCACGCCCAATGGCATTTGTTGTAGTAAAAGCTTTAGGCGTTTCACTCATCAGGGCAACCTGTTCTATCGGTTTTCCGGATTCCTGATCAGAGATGTTTATCGTTTGGGAAACCATAAAAATTGACATCCCCATCAATAAACAGAAAAGAAATATTTTTTTCATCCGTAAATAATTTTAATAAATAGGTCGGATGGAACTCGCATATGAAATGTCCATCCATGTTTACGTTAAACGAATATGCTCGTTTCATCATGAAAATAAAAAATTAATTAAACAAATAGGTCATGTTTGCCCGCCTCTATATGATTAAACCATAGAACGAAAACATGAAACAGCATTATAAAATTTCAATTTGTTTAATTAGCACAGGGGGTGGCGTTGGGGGTGGCCATAAAGGAGATGAATAAATAACTGATTGGCCGCCATAATAATTCTTTGCAATTTGTGGTGTTGATTCCTGTTGTTCAAATCCGGAAGGACAAAAGAGTAACTTAAAGTAGTTGGACAATTGTTTTTGTTTCAATCTGTTTTGTTGATCCAATCCCAAGGCATCAGCAACAAGCTTTTTTAATTGCTTTTCCAGTTTTGTTTCCTCATGATCCCACCAACACCAATAAAAAATGCTATCACCTTCTATTTGCTTTTCAACCACATCGTACATTTGTTGTTTATATTCAAATTCCTTTGAATGCTTCCAGTTCAATTCACTCTGTACACTCGCTGTTGAAAACTTCAGTAAAACCAACTCATCTTTATCCAATCCTTCAATAATTCGCTTTTTAATATCTTTTCTGACCACGGATTTTTGGTATTGCAACCAGTTATAGGTTAAAAAAACCGGTGCAATAAGTATTAAAAGAAGTAATATTCCAATGATCTTTTTCTTCACGCTTCTAATTGTAAGTTGCTAAAGTAGTCAAAAGTGAGTGCTTCTTGGGTTTTTTACGGATGTTTTCTTCGTTCTGACTTTTATTATAAGAAGGATTCGTGCCATACCTTTCATCACATTTAAGATAACTTATGGGAATAATTGTAATATAGATAGTATGAATGGAAGGCTGATCAAACTTAAAATATGAGAAATAAAAACATTCTTCATTGCCAGTTCATCATCACCTCCATACCTTTTTGCCACTAGAACCATAATAGCCATACAAGGCATGGCCGATTCAAGAATAAGCGAAGAAAATGCAACTGTATTCATTTCAATATTCAGGACATTAAATATTGCCTTAAACATGAAAATGAAAACCACGGGCAATAAAAACATTTTATTAAAACTCAGTACATAAACATTTATCGACCGAAGGGTATTTTTAATTTTTGTTTGCGCAAGCAATACTCCAATATAGATAATTGCCAGATATAGGGTAGTCCCTCCGAGGCCATTCAAAGGGGTATTTATTATATCCGGTATACGAATACTAAATGCCATCATCAGCAATCCCAATGACAATGCAATAATATTCGGATTGATCAATTTTTTCAGGTTCTTGATCCCTTTTTCTTTAGTCGATGGATTTAATTTAAAAACGCCGTAGGTCCACATCACGGTGTTAATTGCTAATTGGTAAAGTGCCGCGTATAAAATTGCTTCCCCTCCCGGAAATAATGCATCCAGTAAAGGAAACCCCAGAAATACAATATTCCCAAATGCAGTGTGAAGCTCATGCACGGCTGCCTGTGGCTTCTTTAGTTTAAATAATTTAGCAGTGAGTTTCCCGATAAAAAGTTGAATAAAAAGGATTAGATAAGTGCCCAGTATGACCATTGCACCATTTCTTAAAATCTCTGAAGTTAAATTTAAGCTGGCTAGTTTTGTAACAATTAGCAAGGGTAGGGTTACAAAGAAAATGAGTTTTTCGATAACTTCCTTGGCCGAGTTTTGCAAAATCTTAAATCGATAAGCGATAATTCCGCACAGGGCGAGTACGCCTAAAAAAACGATCTGGTTTATAATGGTAGTAAATCCCATTTTTTACATGAATTGATATTGCAAATTTATAATAAACCAATTA encodes:
- a CDS encoding TonB-dependent receptor; this encodes MKKIFLFCLLMGMSIFMVSQTINISDQESGKPIEQVALMSETPKAFTTTNAIGRADISAFKGSKRIEIRILGYKTITKSYAELETESFEIQLKPLLINIDEFVVSATRWNQSSSTTPSKIMTLNVKEVALQNPQTAADLLSITGKVFIQKSQQGGGSPMIRGFATNRLLYTVDGVRMNTAIFRSGNLQNVISLDPMAIERSEVFFGPGSVIYGSDAIGGVMNFQTLTPQLSLADHPLITGKAIARYSSANNEKTEHFDVNIGWKKWALISSISSNDYGDLRMGTHGPDEYLRPFYVQRQNGVDVVITNDNPLIQRPSGYSQINMMQKIRFKLNNKWDFQYGFHYSETSEYSRYDRHIRYKNGLPRYGEWNYGPQIWMMNNLKITHTANNSVYDQMTINLAQQYFEESRISRDINKTGRETRIEKVDATSFNLDFVKALNSKNELFYGLEIVWNDVTSTGIDKNIITGISQDGASRYPLSTWASYGAYISDQFKVSEKVLLQTGLRYNYFKLDADFDTRFYPFPFTTAKIDNGSLTGSFGVVYRPTEEWVINANAATGFRSPNVDDVGKVFDSEPGAVTVPNPNLKAEYAYNLDLGVARVFNDVVKIDLTGYYTKLKNAMVRRDFMLNGLDSIVYAGELSQVQAIQNAAVANVYGIQAGIEIKLPSGFGILSDFNYQVGEEELDDGTTSPSRHAPPWFGISRLIYNKNKLNMQLYAIYSGDRKYEDLAEEEKGKPEIYAIDANGNPYSPGWYTLNFKAMYQLTEKLTVSAGLENLTDQRYRPYSSGIVAPGRNFILSLKAIL
- a CDS encoding AEC family transporter, which produces MGFTTIINQIVFLGVLALCGIIAYRFKILQNSAKEVIEKLIFFVTLPLLIVTKLASLNLTSEILRNGAMVILGTYLILFIQLFIGKLTAKLFKLKKPQAAVHELHTAFGNIVFLGFPLLDALFPGGEAILYAALYQLAINTVMWTYGVFKLNPSTKEKGIKNLKKLINPNIIALSLGLLMMAFSIRIPDIINTPLNGLGGTTLYLAIIYIGVLLAQTKIKNTLRSINVYVLSFNKMFLLPVVFIFMFKAIFNVLNIEMNTVAFSSLILESAMPCMAIMVLVAKRYGGDDELAMKNVFISHILSLISLPFILSILQLFP